The following is a genomic window from Candidatus Riesia pediculischaeffi.
ACATATAAAATATGATCTGATTTTTTTACCTCATTCAAAGCTCTCTTTATTCCAATCCTTTCTATATCATCGTTTGATTTTCTAATTCCTGCAGTATCGGAGATTTGTATTAAAATTCCGTTTATATACATGTTTTCTTTAATAACATCTCTCGTTGTACCTCGGATAGAAGTAACGATAGATGTTTCCTTTCCTGACAACAAATTCATCAAACTTGATTTCCCAGAGTTCGGCTTTCCTATGATTGCAACTTTGATCGAATCGGAAATACATATATTTTTGTGAGCTTTATTAAATATCGATTCTAATTTTGAGATAATATTCTGAATTCTTTTATATATTAAATGTACAGGAGAAGATATGTTTTCTTCTGGAAAATTAATTTCAATCTCAATCATGGATTCAACTTCTTCAACCATCCTTTTTATAGAACGCAATTCCATAGAATATTTTGAATCTTTACCAATATGTTCAATGGATCTTCTGATAGATTCTTTATTACTTGCGTTGATTAGTTCACAAATAGATTCTGCTTGAACTAAATCTACTTTGTTATTTAAGAAAGCCCTCTTTGTGAATTCCCCAGGATAGGCCATTCTTATCTCACAAGTTCGTAAAATATTCTCTAACAATATATCTAGAACGAATTGTCCACCATGAGCATGTAGCTCAACAATATTTTCTCCAGTAAAAGAATTTGGTTTTGCGAAATATATGGCTATTCCGTAATCTAATATTTGATCGCATGATCCATAAAATGGTAAATAGGTTGCATATCTAGGCTTTAATCTTTTTTTTAATATCTTTTCGCATATCTGATCCGATTTTTCACCGGAAATTCTAAGTATTCCAATCCCTCCTATTCCAGGAGGTGTAGATTGAGCAATGATTGTATCATCTAAACTTTCTTGTATCATATGAAATTTTATTTTATAGATAAAATTATGGAGATCAAAAAACTAATTTTTGTTAGATTTTTTCAATCCTCTTTTCCTTAAAACCCGATAGATAGCCTTTTGTTGAATAATTGTAACTAAGTTGCTAATAAAATAATATAAAACCAATCCAGAAGGAAACCATAAGAAAAATACCGTAAAGAATATTGGGATGTAGTCAATTATCTTTTCGTGAGCTGAATCCGGTTTTGTTGTATTAGGAGACATTTTTTGAATAAGATACATGGTAACTCCCATCAAAAATGGAAGAAAATAGTAGGGATCTCTGGAAGATAAATCTTGTATCCAATATATAAAAGGAGCTTGACGTAATTCTACTGCACCTATCAACATATAGTACAGTGCAAGGAATATTGGCATCTGTATTACTACTGGAAGACAACCTCCTAATGGATTAACTCTTTCTTTCCTATACAATTCTATAACTTCTTGACTCATCTTATTCTTGTCTTTTCCTGAACGTTTTCTGATCTCTTCTAATTTAGGTTGTAAGAATCTGATCTTGGCCATAGAAACATATTGTGCCTTTGTCAAGGGATACATCATTCCTCTAACAATGAAAGTAATAATGATGATAGAAAAACCCCAATTATTAACAAATCGATGAATAAATTGTAATAACTGAAACAACGGTTTAGAGATGAACCACAACCATCCATAATCAACTGTAAGATCAAGATGATCAGCTACTCTTGACATTTCCGTCTGTAATTCCGGACCAATCCATATCTTAGAAATATATTGAAATCTTTCATTTCTCTTTACTGTAATCTGGGGGGTCTTATAACCAATAATTGCAGCATTTCCATTAAAATTAATTGAATATAAAGAATTTCTGTATTCTTTATTTAATATCCATGCGCTTGCAAAATACTGTTGTAACATGGCTATCCATCCAGATTTTGTATAAATTTCCAATTCATTTTTTATAAGATCACTAAATGTACATTTTTTATACTTCGTTTGATCAGTGGAATAAGCTGCTCCACGATAGGAATGGATAGAGAAACCATGATTTTCTGAATTATCCTCATTAGACTCTTGTATGCTTTGTTTCAATTGTCCGAATATAGAAATTCTAACATCTTTTTTACTATCATTAATGATTTGATATTTCACAGTGATATCATATTGATCATCCTTAAATACATAAATTTTTTTGTATTTTACTTTATTTTTTCCTAAAAAAAACAATGGAACTTCTATATATTTTTCTTTATCCCGAGCTATAAAGTGATCTTCTTTAGCGTAATAAGTTGGTCTAATGCCATGATCATAATTCATATTATCCGGACCATCCTTTCCGATAAATCCGCTTTGTATTTGATATATAAAATCTTCTTTTGTTTTTATCATTGTAAATGGTTGATCGGAATTTAATTTCTTTTTATATTTTATTAAGTCAACTCTATATATGTCTCCCCCTTTTTTATCAATAAACAATTCAAATACTTTGGTCCTTACTTTTACAAAAGATTTATCATCTTCTTCTTGAAGATGACGATTAATTCTTCGATCTAAAGGAATATCATTTGTTTTTTCTGTCTCTATCGAAGATTTCTCTTGAATTTTATCATTTTTCCATATTTGCCATATCAAAGAAGAAACGAACAAAAAAGCGATGAGTAATAAGTTTCTATGAGGATACATGGATGAAATTCTCTATTAGGATCAGTACCAATACTTGTTCATATTTTTTTTACAGAAATATAGAGGATTACAAGTCAGTATTCTTTTAGCTGAACAGTAGATCCCCTTTGTAAGGCCTAACCTTCTGATCATTCTAATGGAATATTCGGAGCAACAAATTTTAAATCTACAATTCTTTCCAAGAAATGGACTAACCGTTTTTTGGTATATTTTTATCAAAAAAATTATCATTTTCGAAAAATATGATATCTTTCCCATAGACGATTTAACATGGCATTGATTTTAATATTTTTCAGATTTTTCAGATCTTTTTTTACTAAAATAACAAAATCCATCTTTTTAAAATAAATGTAATTGATTCTAAAATATTCTCTAAATAATCTTTTTATTTTATTTCGTGCAAAAGATTTCTTAATATTTTTTTTTGAAACCATCAGACCTAACCTTGGATACTTCAAAGAATTTTTTTTCACCAACATAGTGATACCATGCAAAAAAATTTTTTCTGGATCTCTGAAAATTCTATCGAAATCTCTCTTCTTTGATAATCTCAAACATTTGGGGAACTTCATTTCCAGTATTTTTCCGAAGATACAGTGATCTTGACCCTTTTTTTAGCTCTCCGACGAGATATGATAATTCTACCATTCTTTGTCGACATTCTATTACGAAACCCATGAGTACGGCGTCTTTTTAGTACAGATGGTTGAAAAGTTCTTTTCATGAATTTTATGTTTAAAATAAAAAGGTCTGCGAATTGATCGAAAAAATTTAAAAAATTCTAATAGTACCGAACATAACATAATCCTAATCGAATTTTATCATGTGTCAGAATTTAATCAAATCATAAAATAGTAATTTGTCAATATAAAATTGAATCATCTTCTTAAAATTTGAAAAACTATAAATAATACGATGCTTCTACTTTAATGGATTCACGAAAATTATTCATATTCAACGAAAATTAAAATGAAAGAATTAAATCGCTAATTCATAAATAAAATCGTAAAATTCCTTAAAGTTTTAAAATTGCTTAAATTGTAAGATTACGGTTCTACAATGTAAAAATTCATCATACATTGTAATTTAAGATTTAGTATATATGAAAGATTTCATGTTATCTTTTTGAAATGTACTATATTCAGTCATTTAAGTTTTTTAATCTCGAAAAATCTTACAAAGATTTATTATTTTATATTCCTATTTTACTGACAGAATAAAATACTAAAAGTTAATCAAAATACAGCTAGTTCTCATTAGAAAATATCCGTTATCGTGTTATTTTTTAACTCTTTTTTATCAAATACCATGTTTTTATAAAATAAAGTTATCAGACCAAAACTATTCATTTTATTTTTAAGTACAACATATCAGTAAAATAGTTCCAAGTTACTTAATAATTTACTTATGTTATATTAGATTAATCTGAATTGATTTTTATGATCTTAAAGGGTCTAAAATTTTTTAAAAATAATGATTTTTTATCATTTTAGAATCGAATACATTAAGTATATACTACAAAAATATTAGGTCAGAATAATCAAATAAAATATGAAATTTGTTGTTCAAAAAGAAGTATTGATCAAATCTTTAAAAAAAGTATATAGGGCAACTAGTAATAAGATTGCTAATTTTTCTTTTGATAAAATCTTTTTACATGTTCAAAACAGTTTCCTTAATTTAACTTATTTGGATTCTGAGGTTACAATAGTGACAAAAGTTAAGCTAGTATATTCTGATCAAGACGGATCTATAGTTGTATCTATACGAAAATTTTATGAAATTTGTTCGAACGCTCAAAACGGATCTGAAATTTGTTTTGTATTTGACGAAAAAAAGTTAACAATACTATATGAAAGAAGTAAATTCTCAATTTTAATATTTCGTGAATCTGGGTTTCCGAAATTAATTAATTGGACATCGCAGGTAGATTTTAGAATTTCTCAAATAGAATTAAGGAAATTGATTCTATCAACAAAAGTTTCAATAGGTTCTCATGATACACGATATTACTTAAATGGAATTCTTTTACAAAATAACGAAAATTATATTAGAGCTGTTTCCACTGATGGTCATAGACTATCTGTAAGTCAGACATACGTAAAATTCAGTAACTATGAAAAATTTTCTATTATTCTATCAAAAAGAGGTGTGGTCGAATGTCTTAGGCTATTGGAAAATAGTGACAACCTGTTGAGAGTATCTATTGGAAAAAAGGATTTTAAAATGAATATGGATGATTTTTCTTTTTGTGTTAAGTTAGTCAACGGAAATTTTCCAAATTATCAAGATATTTTTCTAAAAACTGACAAAAAGGTAGTTGTTTTAGACCGAATTCAATTTAAGAACATGTGTCAAAGGGCTATGATCTTATTGAACGATAAAAATCAAAGCGCATGTTTTGTTTTTGAAAGTCATTTAGCGAAAATTACAACAAAAAATTTTAATCATGGAGAATATGAAGAAACTATTAAAGTTCAATATCAAGATTCTATAATTAAAATTTGTTTGAATGTTAAGTATGTTCTCGATGTTCTAAATATCATTCAATGTGAAAGGATAAAGATAGAAATGATAGATTCTATTTCATACGTCAGAATACAAGGAATGTCGAATCAATTATCTTTCTATGTTATCATGCCGGTAAGGATATGAAATTTAGTATTTTTAGTTCCATAAAAAATTATAAATTAGAAAATAAAAAATCAAATTACAGAAAGTTATGTGATCTATCAACAACAGAAAAAAAGATCAAAAAATTTTTCAAAAAAATAATCGTTTTAACAAATGTGAAACGTGCAATTTTTATTTCGATTTCCTAAAAAGACTCGAATAGAAACCATATCTGATAGATATTTTTTAATTGTTTAATTTGAAACATTTTAAAATAGATGCATGGTAAAAGATGATTTAAAAGTAACTTAAATAGAAATTGTATGAAATTAGTAAAGCTGGTAAAAAATAGTCGTTTCAGTGTAGTAACTTATCGTAAAATTCTTAAAATAAGAGATCGCGAATGAAAATGGATATTTATGATTCTTCAAGTATAAAGATTCTAAAGGGTTTAGAAGCTGTCAGAAAACGTCCAGGAATGTATATTGGTGACACGGATGATGGAACTGGTTTGCATCATATGGTTTTTGAAGTAATTTATAATTCTGTTGACGAAGCATTAGAAGGATATTGCAATAGAATTGTTTTAACGATATATACAGATAACTCGATTTCTGTGCTAGACAATGGTAGAGGGATACCGACAGATCTTCATCAAGAAGGAGTGTCTGCAGCAGAGGTAATTATGACTTTTTTACATGCAGGCGGTAAGTTTGATAATCAGACCTATAAGGTTTCTGGAGGATTACACGGTGTTGGGGTGTCTGTCGTAAATGCATTATCTTCAAAGTTAAAACTAGTCATTTCTAGAGATGGAAAAAAATATCAGCAAGATTATGAGTTCGGCAAACCGACCTGTCCACTGAGAGAGATAGATTCTACCATAGATAGAGGAACATTTATTCATTTTTGGCCAGATTTAAAGATCTTTAAAAATGTTCAAGAATTCAAATATCACATTTTATTAAATCGAATGCAAGAAATATCTTTTCTTAATTCTAATATCACAATTTTCTTGAACGACCTAAGAAGTGACATTAAAGTATGTTTAAGAAATAAAGGAGGAATTAAATCGTTCATCAAACATCTGAACCTTAAGAAACTTCCGATAAATTCGAAAATTTTTTATTTTTCAGAAAAGAAGAAGGAAAGCTTTGTAGAAGTTGCAATACAATGGAACGATAGTTTTCAAGAAAATGTTTTATGTTATACAAACAATATTCCTCAGAGAGAGGGTGGATCACATCTGATAGGATTCAGAAGTGCGATCACTAAAACTATAAAGAAATATATTCAGAAATATTCTAAAAGGAATAAAACTAAAATAATTGGTGAAGATACGAGAGAAGGATTGACAGGAATTATATCCTTAAAAATTCAAAATCCGAAATTTTCATCTCAAACGAAAGATAAATTAGTAACTTCATCGGTTAAAAGTATAGTTGAAAACCTAGTTAGCAAGAGATTTGAAGAATATTTGTTAGAAAATCCGAACGACGCAAAATCTATTTTAGAAAAAATTCTACATTGTGCTAGAGCAAGGGAAGCAGCTAAAAAAGCCAGAGAAATCACTCGAAGAAAAGGATCGATAACTCTTTCTAGTCTCCCGGGAAAACTTGCAGATTGTAGAGAAAAAAATCCAGAGAATTCAGAATTATATCTTGTTGAGGGAGATTCAGCTGGAGGCTCAGCAAAACAAGGAAGAAACAGAAAAAATCAAGCTATACTTCCATTAAAGGGAAAAATTTTAAATGTCGAGAAATCTCAATTGAATCGAGTCCTCACTTCTCAAGAGGTAGTCTCTCTAACAACAGCTTTAGGTTGTGGAATCGGAGAGAAAGAACATAACCCAGATAAACTACGATATCATCACATTATAATCATGACCGATGCAGATGTGGACGGTTCTCATATACGTACTTTATTATTAACTTTCTTTTATCGACAAATGCCAGAAATAGTTAGGAGAGGTCATGTATATATCGCTCAACCTCCTCTATATAAAGTCAAAAAAGGTAAGATAGAAAAATATTTGCAGGATGAATTAGCAATGAATAAATATTTGATCTCAGTTCTTACAGAAGACACGATATTATATATAGGTTCTTCTCCATCTGAGCTTTTTTTTAAAGGAAAAAATCTTAAAAAGATTATCATTCAATATCAATATATAAAAAGTATTATTGATAAAAATGAAAAAAGATATCCAAAAGTTTTTTTAGAAAGCTTGGTATATCAAAATATTCTAAATAAGGATCATCTTTCAGATAAAGATGACTTACAGGAATGGGCTAAGTCTTTGATAAGATCTTTAAAAGAAAATAGAACAGTAGGAGAAAAATATGATTTTTATATTGAACATTCTCAAAAACGTCCATACTTTGATCTATTTGTTTTTATTGAACGATATGGAAAGAAGGAAAGTTGTTTGATCAATCATGAGTTCATTGAAAGTTATGAATACCAATCCATTTCTAAGAATAGCTTGTTTTTTTATAAATTTAGGAATAAAGCTATCTATATCAAGAAGGGCAGAGATGACTATAAGTTTTCCTCTTTTGAGGAGGCGTTAGTGTGGTTATATAAAACATCTCTTAAAAAACTAGTTGTTCAAAGATATAAAGGTTTAGGTGAAATGAATCCCAAACAATTGTGGGAAACTACGATGGATCCAAAAACTCGTAAACTCATACAAGTAAAAATAGAGAATTCAAACGAAGCGAACCGATTATTTTCAATATTGATGGGCAACGAAGTGGATAAAAGGAGGAAGTTTATAGAGGATAATGCGATCGAAGTTAAAAACATTGATATATAAGTTTGTTCATAAGTGATCCAATAATATTTTTAGCATTCTTCTTAAAGGTTCTGCAGATCCCCAGAGCAATTGGTCTCCTACCGAAAACAAAGATAAATATTTTTCTCCAATTTTAGTCTTACGTATTCTTCCGACATTAATATCCAAAGTTCCCATAACGTTCGTTTGACTTAACTGTTTTAAAGTTCTTTTCTTTTTGTTAGTAATGATATTTATCCATTTATTGTTCTTTTTTAAGATTTTTTCTATTTCTTCTATAGGAACATTTTTCTTCAATTTAACTATAAAAGATTGACTATGACATCTAATTGAACTAACCCTAACACACGTGCTATTGATTGGAATAGCGTTCTTCTCGTTGTATCCTAATATTTTGTTGGTTTCATATTGAATTTTCCACTCTTCCGAAGTTCTTCCATCGCGGATAACATCATCCTTTCCTATCCAAGGAACCGCGTCGAAAAATAAAGGATGTTCAAGATATTTAGAATATTTTCGAATACAAAAAAGAAACTCTTTTTCTGAAGATAAGATTAAATTAGATCGATGATTACAATTTGCATAAAGTATTTCAGACATTTCTTGTATCTGTCTAATAAACCTTGTGATAGCTGTCGAACCTGCTCCAGAAATGGATTGATAGGTGGAAACAGAGATCCATCTGATCAAATCTTCTCGTAATAAACCGGATAAGGACATCAACATCAAGTTGACAACACAATTTCCGCTAGCAAATGTTTTTATTCCATTTTTTACAGATTGATATATTCTTTTTTTATTTATCGGATCTAAGATGATTAAACTATCTTCTAAAGTTCTTATAAAAGAAGAGGAATCTAACCAATATCCTTTCCAATTGATATTTCTCAACTTAAAATATATATTTTTTGTATAATCATCTCCTGCACAACAAATTATAATATCTAAAGTTTTTAAAATGTTTAGATCAAGCGCGTTAAGTATTTTTTTTTCTTTTTGTCCACATATAACAGTAACACTTTTTCCTGCATGGGATACGCTGAAAAGAAGCAAATTTATTTTTTTAACATCTCCTTCTTCATGCATTCTTCTTAATAATACAGATCCGACCATTCCTCTCCATCCGATAAGTCCTACATTATACATATCAATACCGTAAATTGTTCATCGATTCCATCTATATTGTAAATATTCTACGATTTTTTTAGACCCTCTAGAATGACTTGCGAGAAATGATTCTCTAAAAAATACGATACCTTGTATCTCTGATATATCATCACTTAAATCTAATTGTTTGCTAATCTCTGTAATTCCGTAGTTTTCAAACCATTCTGGTTCTTGAGGATTATAAATTCCAGCTTTATATAAAGCTAATCCAACACATAATTTAGTTCTAGAAGTTTTAATAAGATTCGCCCACCACTTTATCAGTATATCATATTTAGCTGTTTTATCAGAACAAGACCAATATATCTGAGGAATCACATAATCTAGTATTCCGGTTTTGATCCATAATTTAACATCTGCATAACAAGAATCATAAGATGAATATAGTGAGTTAGTTTGAGATCCGAAAGGATCATTTCTAACATTCCTCCATATCCCTATTGGACTAACTCCGAATGATACATTCGGTTTAATGGAATGAATCTTTTTATATACATCTTTTATTAAAAGAAATGTATTGTTTCTCCTCCAATTTTCTTTATTGGAAAATTGATTTTTAGAATACTTATGATACGTATCATCATCTTTTAATCTCGATAGAGAATCTTCATAATAGAAGTAATCGTCAAACTGAATTCCATCTACATCATAAAATTTAACGATTTCTTCAACTATATTAACAATCCAACTACGTACTTCAGGCAAACCTGGATCCAATACAAACTGGTTGTGAGAAACTTTCACCCAACTATTATGTTGAATATATACACTTGGTAAATAGGAAAATGCAGTATTTTTCAAAGATAATACTGTGTTAGAATCTATTTTTGTTGAAACTCTATACGGATTTATCCAGGCATGTATCTTTAAATTTCTTTTATGTGCCTCCATGATAATGAACTCTAAAGGATCATAACCAGGATCTTTACCGATCTTTCCAGTTAACACATTTGACCAAGGTAAAATACGCGATCGATACAGTGATGTTCCATCAGGCTTTACTTGAAAAAATATCGTGTTGAATCCGATTTTACTTAATCTATCTAACTTTTCTATCAAACTTTTTTTTTGTAATTTTATCATTTTATCGAAAGAAGTACAAAAAAACACATTTGATGATTGATCAGGCCAATCTAAACCAAAAGCAGTTGTAATCCATATTCCTCTAACATTAGAATAATTGATTTTTGTTCTAGCTGAGATACAAGAAAAAATATCACTCAATATTAATATTGATAAGAAATGAAGGAAAAATTTTTGTAATTTTTTTTTTTATTTTTAAATAAGAATAAATTTTTCATACAACTTATATTCCTTTCATATGAAGATCTATAAATAAAAAATCGACGTTTATGATTTTATTTAACTCATTATGATACAAATCATTCTGATGATTTTACAGAAAGGATGAACCGAATAGAACAATCTGTATTCTTTAAATTGTTTGACCTTTAACAGTAAAAAAATAGAAATTGTAGAAATTTTTGTCAAAGTTAATTAATACTTTTTTGTTAAAAATAGTTTTTATCTAGTTTTGATTGTAACGTATAAAATTTGCATTAAAATTATATTTAGTTTTTAAAATTACATATTAAAGGATACAAGTAAAACATATAAAAGTATATGTTCATATAATAAATGGATGAGAATATAAAATACATACGGTGTTCACGGTTTTTTAACAAAGATCTTTATAGAGATTCAAAAAATTTAATCAAAAATGAAAGAGATAATTACAGGAAGAATATTTATCATATCTGCTCCGAGCGGGACCGGAAAATCCAGTTTGTTACGTGCTTTGATAAAAAAAAAGGGAAGAAATATGAAGCTTTCTATATCTTATACAACTAGAAAAATTCGATCACATGAAAAAGATAAAAAAAATTATTTTTTTATAAACATGAAAAAATTTCAAAATATGATTAATAACAACGATTTTTTAGAATATGCTTCTGTATTCGGAAATTATTATGGAACTTCAAAAAAATTCGTTATAAAAAATATTAGGTTGGGATATGATATTCTTTTAGAAATCGATTGGCAAGGAGCTCAAAGAGTACTTAAAAAAATTCCCTCTTCAAGGAGTATATTTATTTTACCTCCATGCAAAGAAACCCTTCAGAAAAGATTACTCAGCAGAAATCAGGACGATAAAAGTACGATATCACTAAGAATGCAGAATGTTGCACAAGACATTAAAAATGGATTAAAATATCATTACATAGTTATCAACGATAATTTTGAACTTGCTCTTGAAGAAATTCATCATATTATATGCTCAGAACACCTTAGATCAAGAGAACAGATTTTAAAAAATTACAATTTGATTCACGAATTTTTTCTGCAAGATGATGTTCGTGACAAACCTTATTAAAAGATTAATAGAATATCGTTTTAATGAATTTAATATAGATCAGCTAATACCATTATAAATAAAATCATCAACTTTATTATCTGTTGATTCTATTCGATAAGTTACTTTCTTTATTTATTAGTAGTTATTTTTTCAAAGTCTAATTTTTATCAAAGCACATCAAATCAGATCATAATATTCTTCATTAAAACACTATGATTTAATTTTAATTAAATACCTCACATTATATAGACGTTATTTAAAAAAGTAAATGATATCATAAATATCTCAATATTTAAAATATTCGATATTTTAAAGATTGTGATACGTAAAATTTATGAAAATTTTGTAGCTCGTATCTTATCGAGATAGGTAAAATGATGTATACAATTTTTAAAAGTTTTTATTTAGTGTATCATTTTTGATTGAAGAAGATTGATATTTATCAGTTAAGACAAAATGAAAGTTAACGATATTCGATTAGAAGATCTGGGAAATATATCCATAGAAAAAGTTGGACAGATCAACTCTTTTAAAAAGAGTAAATTGAATCGATTTGGAATACATAGTGTTTTAGATCTGATTTTTCATTTTCCAAAAAGTTATAAAGATCGAACTAAACTATCTTTAATTAAAGAAGTTCAAGATAAAGAAGACGCTTTCATAGTTGCCAAAATACTGGAAAAACATGTGATAGAAACGAAAAAACAAATTGAAATACATGTCAGAGATCATTCTGGAAGACTAATAATTAAATTTTTCAACAACTCTTCTTTTATAAGAAAAATTTTTAAAAGAAATACTTACGTTCAGATATATGGAAGAGTATATCTCAGAAAAAACAAAAAATTTATGATCCATCCAGAATATAAAATTTTAAGCTCTTTAAAAGATCTCACTATATCAGATTCTTTAACACCAATTTATCCAAATATTGATGGAATTAGTCAAAATACGATTCATACAATGATCAGAAAGTGCATGGTACTATTCAATCAATGTGTCGTCAAAGAGTTAATTCCAAAACCGTTTAATACAAAATTCATCGGATTTAAAAAAGCGATTAAAATCATTCATCAACCAAATTCTAGAGTTTCTACGATCGATTTGAAAAAATATCAACATCCAGCACAAAAGAGATTGATATTCGAAGAATTGTTGGCATTTCAGTTATCTTTTATGAAGATAAGGAAAAAAAATAATTCATTAAAAGCAATTCCTCTAATCGTTAAAGAATCAACGAAAAGAAAAATTATCCGATCTCTTCCGTATTCTTTAACTGATTCTCAGAAAAACGCCATTAGAGAGATTGAGTTAGATCTTTCAAAAAGCACCCCCATGATGAGATTATTGTGCGGAGATGTTGGAACTGGTAAAACAATAGTTGCTTTATTTTCTTCTCTTTGTGCTATTTCTAATGGAAAACAAGTTGCTTTGATGACACCTACAACAATACTAGCAAAACAACATGCGGATTTCTTCAAAAGAATGTTCCATCCAATCGGTAAAAAAGTAATTCAATTGTCTAAAAGTAATGATAAAAAATATTATTTATCTCAGCTAGATCAAATAAAGAGTGGAGAAGTTTCGATGATCGTTGGAACACACTCTATATTTCAAAAAAAAATTGATTTTTGTTCTTTATCCTTGGTAATAATTGATGAACAACACCGTTTTGGAGTTGATCAAAGATCAAAATTATTAAGAAAAGGAAGAACACAGGATGGAATATATGCACATCAGCTGATTATGACTGCTACTCCTATTCCAAGAACATTATCGATGAAAATTCATGCGAATCTTGATGTATCATTCATTAATGAATATCCTTTTGAAAAAAAAGTTCCAGCAAAAACTGTAATCATTTCCAATCTCAGAAGAGATGAACTGATACAACGCATCAAGAAATATAGCAAGAAAAACAAAACAAAAATTTATTGGATATGTACGATTGTCAATAGTTCAAATAATTTGAACGTAGTTTCTTTAATGGATATCAATCGTAAATTGAAAGTATCTTTTTCAACAATGCAAATTGGTTTAATTCATGGAAAAATGAGCGTAAAAGATAAAAAGAAAATAATTTCTGATTTTCGTAAGAATCGAATACAAATTCTGGTCGCCACAACTATTGTAGAAGTTGGAATAGATATCCCGGATGTTAATATCATAGTTATTGAAAATCCAGAGAGATTAGGATTATCTCAGTTACATCAGCTAAGAGGAAGAATCGGTAGAAATGGTGATCAAGAATCTTTCTGCATACTTTTATAT
Proteins encoded in this region:
- the gyrB gene encoding DNA topoisomerase (ATP-hydrolyzing) subunit B yields the protein MKMDIYDSSSIKILKGLEAVRKRPGMYIGDTDDGTGLHHMVFEVIYNSVDEALEGYCNRIVLTIYTDNSISVLDNGRGIPTDLHQEGVSAAEVIMTFLHAGGKFDNQTYKVSGGLHGVGVSVVNALSSKLKLVISRDGKKYQQDYEFGKPTCPLREIDSTIDRGTFIHFWPDLKIFKNVQEFKYHILLNRMQEISFLNSNITIFLNDLRSDIKVCLRNKGGIKSFIKHLNLKKLPINSKIFYFSEKKKESFVEVAIQWNDSFQENVLCYTNNIPQREGGSHLIGFRSAITKTIKKYIQKYSKRNKTKIIGEDTREGLTGIISLKIQNPKFSSQTKDKLVTSSVKSIVENLVSKRFEEYLLENPNDAKSILEKILHCARAREAAKKAREITRRKGSITLSSLPGKLADCREKNPENSELYLVEGDSAGGSAKQGRNRKNQAILPLKGKILNVEKSQLNRVLTSQEVVSLTTALGCGIGEKEHNPDKLRYHHIIIMTDADVDGSHIRTLLLTFFYRQMPEIVRRGHVYIAQPPLYKVKKGKIEKYLQDELAMNKYLISVLTEDTILYIGSSPSELFFKGKNLKKIIIQYQYIKSIIDKNEKRYPKVFLESLVYQNILNKDHLSDKDDLQEWAKSLIRSLKENRTVGEKYDFYIEHSQKRPYFDLFVFIERYGKKESCLINHEFIESYEYQSISKNSLFFYKFRNKAIYIKKGRDDYKFSSFEEALVWLYKTSLKKLVVQRYKGLGEMNPKQLWETTMDPKTRKLIQVKIENSNEANRLFSILMGNEVDKRRKFIEDNAIEVKNIDI
- the asd gene encoding aspartate-semialdehyde dehydrogenase; translated protein: MYNVGLIGWRGMVGSVLLRRMHEEGDVKKINLLLFSVSHAGKSVTVICGQKEKKILNALDLNILKTLDIIICCAGDDYTKNIYFKLRNINWKGYWLDSSSFIRTLEDSLIILDPINKKRIYQSVKNGIKTFASGNCVVNLMLMSLSGLLREDLIRWISVSTYQSISGAGSTAITRFIRQIQEMSEILYANCNHRSNLILSSEKEFLFCIRKYSKYLEHPLFFDAVPWIGKDDVIRDGRTSEEWKIQYETNKILGYNEKNAIPINSTCVRVSSIRCHSQSFIVKLKKNVPIEEIEKILKKNNKWINIITNKKKRTLKQLSQTNVMGTLDINVGRIRKTKIGEKYLSLFSVGDQLLWGSAEPLRRMLKILLDHL
- a CDS encoding glycoside hydrolase family 10 protein, with the translated sequence MSDIFSCISARTKINYSNVRGIWITTAFGLDWPDQSSNVFFCTSFDKMIKLQKKSLIEKLDRLSKIGFNTIFFQVKPDGTSLYRSRILPWSNVLTGKIGKDPGYDPLEFIIMEAHKRNLKIHAWINPYRVSTKIDSNTVLSLKNTAFSYLPSVYIQHNSWVKVSHNQFVLDPGLPEVRSWIVNIVEEIVKFYDVDGIQFDDYFYYEDSLSRLKDDDTYHKYSKNQFSNKENWRRNNTFLLIKDVYKKIHSIKPNVSFGVSPIGIWRNVRNDPFGSQTNSLYSSYDSCYADVKLWIKTGILDYVIPQIYWSCSDKTAKYDILIKWWANLIKTSRTKLCVGLALYKAGIYNPQEPEWFENYGITEISKQLDLSDDISEIQGIVFFRESFLASHSRGSKKIVEYLQYRWNR
- the gmk gene encoding guanylate kinase, with translation MKEIITGRIFIISAPSGTGKSSLLRALIKKKGRNMKLSISYTTRKIRSHEKDKKNYFFINMKKFQNMINNNDFLEYASVFGNYYGTSKKFVIKNIRLGYDILLEIDWQGAQRVLKKIPSSRSIFILPPCKETLQKRLLSRNQDDKSTISLRMQNVAQDIKNGLKYHYIVINDNFELALEEIHHIICSEHLRSREQILKNYNLIHEFFLQDDVRDKPY